The following is a genomic window from Sphingobacterium spiritivorum.
GTGCTTTGCATGATAGCCCTTAGTGCACATAATAAGAAAGCAGCCGGAAAATTTATTGAGGAAGTGGTCAGACTTAAGGAAGTGGTCGAATTTTATAATATAAGCGGTGATTTTGATTTTATGCTTAAAATTCTGGCTCCTAATATGGATGATTTTCATGATTTTTTTGTCAATAAATTATCTGAAATTGAGGGGATCGGACAAACAAAAAGTATTTTTGTGATGAATAGTATTAAGGAAACTCATCAGATCCTTTAATTTTATTGTTTTAGATTATATACCTATGTCATCTTTTAAACGTCGGGATTTTTTAAAGTTATCCGGTTTGGCGCTTCCCGCAATCACTCAGATTGTTCCTTCAACCAGTTTTGCAGATTCAGCATCTAAGGAGCAAATTCTGAAAGATAGCGATGCCGTATATTTTATTAATGATGGTATTTTCTACAGGCCTGATGATTTCATCGCACAATTGCAGGTTATACAGGTTAAAGATCCGATAGAGCGGGACAGCTATGCGACTGACGGCACCATGAAGAAGCTGCTGGATAAGTGTATAAAAATAACCGGCAAAGAGGCGGCTATTTATATGCCATCCGGAACACTTGCGAATCAACTGGCGATATCCGTGCTGGGGAAATCAGCTACAAAAGCATTTGTGCAGGAAAAAAGTCATGTGTACAGAGATGAAGGCGATGCAGCTCAGACATTATTCAATAAACGATTGATCCCGCTTGCGACAGACAATCACTGGTTTGATCAGAAGGAACTGCAACAAGCTGTAGATGTACATGAGCAGGGAGAGGCTTTCGCTGTTCCCGGAGCCGTTGTTTCCATCGAAACTCCTGTAAGAAGAGCGGATAACCGGGTATTCCCGCTCGAAGAAATAAAGAAAATAGCCGAATATTGCCGCATAAAGGGCTACAAAATGCACCTTGACGGAGCGAGACTGCATGTGGCATCGGCATATACTGGTCATGCTATAGCTGACTATGCTCAATACTTTGACACGGTATATTTATGCCTGTATAAATACCTCGGAGCTACCGGAGGCGCTGTACTCTGCGGAGATAAGGCTGTCATTGATCAGATGCATCATCTGGTCAAAATCCACGGCGGAGGTGTTTTTACCAACTGGCCTAATGCTGCCATGGCGCTCCATCACCTGGAAGATATTGATCGTGTAATGAAGGAAGTAAAGGATAAATCCCAAACGCTTTTCAATCTCTTTAATCAGTTGGATGGTATTCATGTCGAACATCCGGAGCACGGAAGTAATATCAGCCTGATGAAAATAGGGAAGGGGATAGACAGTGTAAAGTTAAGAGGGCATCTGCGCCATGAACATAATATTATCCTTGGTCAACCCCGACAAGGGGATGGAATGATTGCTGTAAAGACGAATGCAACTTTATTAAGACGGACTAATAGTCAGCTTGTATCTGCTTTTGAGGACGCCATCCGAATGGCAAAAATTCCCTGATTGCAGACCGGTTTAACCAGAAACAGGCTTATTACATTGATGCTGAGTTGTAATAAGCCTGTCAGTTGACCTTGAAACAGATAAACATTTGTTTTTCTAAGTTTTAGATCTGTTTCTGAAGTTTTTTATTAAAATAAAAACAGAAAAAGCAAAGGTGAGGCCGTAGATAATGGCTAATCCCTTATGTAAAACTTTAAAATGCTCAAAGTCTATTTGCTTGTATAAGGCAGATCCGACAATGATGGCTGCAATACCAAAAATAAATGATGATGCTTTGTTCTTTTCCATGAGTTAATTCTTATTGGCGAAACTAATTTAGAAATATTCAGGTATATAGACAAGGACATGAAAAAAATCATCACTAATAATTGGATTATGTTCAGCTGAATTTCAGTAATTTTATGAAAAATACATTTTCTATGAAACATAGACTTTTTATTATTGCTGTATTGATCTCCTTTGTTTTTATGTCTGAAGTACAGGCGCAGTCAAAAACTGTTGCTACCAACGATTTTTCAATCGCAGGAAAGGAAATAAGTAATTTTGCCGGCAAATATTCAAGTGAAGGAGAAGAAATCGGCGTGATTGCTTTTGATATGTCACAAACAGGAACAAAAGTGGAAGGGAAGGCCCGCTATATGACTTTTGGAAAAAAAGCAAAAACGGTGACCTTATCCGTTAATGGAAATATTAAAAGTGACATCGCTTATATCCAGTTTAAAGATCAGAAAGATACAGTTGTAGCCAAAGGAACACTGAGCATAGACGGAGAAGATACACTTATTTTTAAGCAGACGACTTCCTCCGGTCTTATACCACTTGAGGCTGTTTTGCTGAGGTAGGTTTATGGGGTGTTGACTATCTTATAAATTTAAAATTAAATGGGATTTAAATATCTTTTAAAACGTTAATCTGATATTTGTCTTCACTTTTTCCTTTTTCCCAAATAAAATCTCCGTTCCAGAATATTTTTCCAATTCGGATAACATGCTTATCTCTATACAATTCTGCTTTTAACGTATCTTCCTCTACTATATCTTTCCATTTAATTGTAATAATTGACTCTCTATATACTGGGGAGAAAGTCATGTTTAAAATATTAGATTCACCTTTTTTAGTTACCGAATAACCATCTATTGGTGGCGTGTCTGGAGTATCGTAGCCAGCCGTAAGGTATTCCTGACCATCGTTGATTCCCGAGTGCGTGATTTTCTCGACTTTGAGCCGTCCGTCTAAGAGATTTTTTCCTTTCTGATCCTTAATATCCAATCCAAATTCAGCATCAAGACTGTAATATGTAGAATTTTTAGAGCAGGAAAATAACAAAATTGTAAATACAGGAATTAAATAATAAAACTTTTTCATAATTATGTTTTTATAATTTAACGAATATAGAGATAAAAACTCTACACTTTTTAAATTTTAACATTAATTTTCAAAACCACAAGCAGTCTGCCAACTTACGTCATTTTTCAACATGGCAGATTAAAGTCTTCACCAAAGCCATTGAAGAACTCAGTCATTATGCATTGGATGCTGTGAACGAACTGTAGCTGAATCCTGTATAATTCAAATATGTATAAATGTCCTATAATTTATATTATGTTAAGTAGTATTTTAAAGACTCCCTTACATTCCTATAATTCCCTAAAAATTCCACTACTTTTAATGTTCTTAAATTCTATAGCTAGATACCAATCATACAGCATTTGTTAGAAAATTCCGGAACACCATATTAAAAGCAGTTGTAGCAGGCATGCAGTCAACAGACGGAAAACGTTAAACAAAAAAACGGACTTCAAATCCTGAAGTCCGTTATAATTTTTTTTTACAATTTTTATTTAAGCCACATTTTCGATAATCAGCGCACCGACAGTCAGATTGGTTCGCGGATCAATCAAGATTGCACGGGCATTTGCAGGATTATCAGATGCGCGGTCAAAAATAATATCCTCAGCAGCTTTTACTTCCACTTTTCCGATATCATTGAGTTTGATCGGTTCATTGTACAAATATTCCTGCGTATTGATATCAATCTTATGCAGCACATCCTGAATCTTGACTTTAGTCAGTTTGCTGTGATACTGTATCAAATATACCTGAGCGGTATCCAGCGGTTTGTTGTCAAACCAGCAGATGTTTGCTTCAAACTGTCGTTCGGCCAGAGCCGGATTTTCTGCAGAAACAATAATATCTCCACGGCTAATATCCACATCATCAGCAAGATGCACAATTACAGATTGTCCGTTTTCAGCCTTCTCAAGATGTTTTCCATTCAATTCAATCGCTTTAATACTACTCTCTGTACCTGAAGGCAGGATCAACACTTTATCGCCAACCGACAGCCCCTCTCCCACTACTCTTCCCGCATAGCCGCGGTAATCGTGCAATTCTTCCGTCTGCGGACGAACAATCCATTGTACCGGAAACCGCCAGTTTTCATTTGTATTTTCCTCAAATTCAACCGATTCCAGATAATCCAGCAAAGACGGGCCGTCATACCAGTTCATTCGGGTTGACTTATGAACGATATTATCGCCTTTTAAGGCCGATACCGGTAGATAGTCCACATGCGTCAATCCCAATTTTTGAGCCAGTTGTTCGTAGTCATGCTTTATATTTTCAAATACATCCTGCTCATACTCCACCATATCCATTTTATTGACGCATACCAGGACCTTTTTCAGAGATAATAATTTAGCCAAAAAAGAATGGCGCTTTGTTTGTTCAATAACACCTTTGCGGGCATCAATCAATACAATAATCAGATCCGAATTAGACGCTCCGGTTACCATGTTGCGGGTATATTGAATATGTCCGGGAGCATCGGCGATAATGAATTTACGGTTTTCCGTTTGAAAATATTTGTAGGCCACATCTATAGTGATGCCCTGTTCACGTTCCGCTTTCAGTCCGTCAGTCAGAATCGCCAGATCCACTGTTCCGTCATCATTCTTACGATTCGCTTTCTGAATAGCTTCCAGCTGATCGTCTAATATAGAGTCTGTATCATAAAGCAGGCGTCCGATCAGCGTACTTTTGCCGTCATCAACAGATCCTGCTGTTATAAACTTAAGTATATTCATTTTAGTAATTTGCTTGAGATTTGAATAATTTATACCATCTGAAATAAGGTCGGGTCTATCTTTAATCTCCTTAAAAATATCCTGCTTTCTTACGGTCTTCCATTGCTGCCTCGGAGACTTTGTCATCCATACGCGCTCCGCGTTCACTGACAGTAGACGCTTTGATTTCAGCAATAATATCATCAAGTTCCACCGCTTTGGAATCTACAGCAGCCGTACAGGTCATATCACCTACAGTTCTGAATCTTACAGACTTACGCTCTACTACATCTTCCTCATCAATATGCAGGAAAGATGCTGCTGCCATCAGTTGTCCGTTGCGTGTCACGACATCTCTTTCATGGCTGAAATAGATACTTGGCAAGGCTATATTTTCACGTTTGATATAATTCCACACATCCAGTTCCGTCCAGTTTGAAATCGGAAATACCCGTACATTTTCCCCTTTATGAATCTTTCCGTTCAGGATATTCCACAGCTCCGGACGCTGGCGTTTCGGATCCCATTGTCCGAACTCGTCCCGTACCGAAAATATGCGTTCTTTTGCTCTTGCCTTCTCCTCATCCCTTCTGGCTCCTCCTATACAGGCATCAAACTGATATTTTTCTATTGTATCCAGTAAAGTGACCGTCTGAAGGGCATTACGGCTGGCATTTTTACCTTTCTGCTCCACCACTTTGCCTGCATCAATACTGTCTTGTACATATCCTACAATAAGTTTTTCACCCAATTCATTAATCAGCCAGTCACGGTATTCAATGGTTTCGGGGAAGTTGTGTCCTGTATCAATATGTACCAGCGGAAAAGGAAATCTTCCTGGTCTGAAGGCCTTTTTGGCTAAATGTACCAGCGTGATTGAATCTTTTCCTCCGGAGAATAGCAGCGCAGGATTCTCAAATTGACCTGCCACTTCACGCAGGATATAAATGGCTTCTGCCTCCAAATGATCTAAATAATCCATCTATGCTACTTTGTTATTTTGTTGTAATATGTAATCCACACTCTTTCTTACTCTGATCTTCCCACCACCAGCGTCCGGCTCTGAAGTCTTCACCTTCCTGTACCGCACGTGTGCAGGGCTGGCAGCCTATGCTCGGAAATCCCTTGTCATGCAGGCTGTTATACGGAATATGCTCCGTTTTGACATACTGTTTTACCTGATCAAAACTCCAGTCAAACAAGGGGTGCACTTTTATAATCTGATTGACTTCATCATACTCTACAAAGTCCATATCATGCCGATTCGGCGATTGCTCAGCACGTATACCAGTCACCCATATCTTATAACCGGCCAATGCCCGGCGTAAAGGTTCAATTTTGCGGATATGACAACACTGTTTGCGGTTGTCTACCGATTCATAAAAAGCATTAGGTCCTTTGGACGAAACAAACTCCTGCAGCAATTCTTCATTGGGCGCATACGCGCGTATAGGTAATCCTAATCTATCCAGCGTACGGCTCCAAAGTGAATATGTCTCTTTAAACAATCGTCCCGTATCCAATGTAAATACCTGAATATCCAGATGATTCTGTCCGATCCATTCTGTGATAATCTGATCCTCAATTCCGAATGAAGTAGAAAACACAACCTTTCCGGGGTACTGTATGCTCAGCTCACGAAGCAACTCCGCACCCTCTTTTCCTCCTAATGCTGCTTTTATCGTATTAGTATCCATCCTGTTCAATCAAACTTTTAGTGTGTTCGTTCAGTGTTTTGACTTTATATTCAAAGTCACCCTTCAGTTTATCCCGCAACTGGCTCATCAGTTCCAGTGTTTCATCAATTTCCTCCGGCAAAAGATCCTGTAAGAGATCCTTTACTCTTTTAGCGATTGTAGGAGACTTTCCATTCGTAGAAATAGCCACCTTGAGGTTTCCCTTTCGCACAATAGATCCGAGGTAGAAATCACATAAAGCCGGCTTATCTGCTGCATTAAGTAAAATATTCTGCTGTTGGGTCAATACCCGGATTTCTTCATTCAGTTCCGGATTATTGGTTGCCGAGATCACCAGTTGTTTATCCTGTAAGTCTGCAGCGACAAATTCACGCTCAAATAGCTCTACATGAGGATAAGCTGCAGCCAGTGACTTCAGTTCAGTCTTAATCTCTTTACCTACAATAGTAAGCTGTACCTGGCTGTCCTGTGCTGTAAGTGCCTGAAATTTTTCAAGTGCCACAGTACCTCCGCCTACCAAAAGGGTACGGATCTGATTAAGCTTGATAAATATAGGAAACAGTGTATTCATTTACAATGCCAATGCTTGTTCTTTGATCTTGTTAAATTCACGGTGTTTGGCCACGACCTCACCCAATACAATAATGGCCGGTACACCGATACGGCGTTCCTGCGATTCATCCAGAATATCGTCAATCGTGCCTAATACCACTTTTTCGTTGGGTAGGGATCCGTTCTGGATTAATGCAACAGGGAGGTCACCTCTGTTGTGGCGTTGATAGAGTGCTACAATCTCCCTGAGCTTGCCATACCCCATTAGCACGACTACAGTCGCATTAGAGCGTACCGCCAGTTCGAGATCAGAAGACATCGATCCGTCAGATTTCGCACCAGTAATTACCCAGAAACTTTCGCTTATACCTCTGTATGTCAAAGGAATCTGCTGTAATCCGGTCAGTCCGATAGAAGACGATATGCCCGGAATAACTTCAGTCTCTATATTATGCTCACGTAAGAAATCAATTTCTTCGCCACCTCTTCCGAATACAAAAGGATCGCCACCTTTGAGACGGACAACGTTTCCATAATTGACGGCATAGTCCACAAGTAAGCGGTTTATTTCATCCTGAGAGGCCGAAAGTTGTTCAGCCCGCTTACCTACATATATTTTGACGCAGTCTAGCCGTGCGTGATCCAGCAGCTCTCCGCTGATTAATGCATCATACAGAATGACATTGGCATGCTGAATCGCTTTTAATCCTTTGACACTGATCAAATCCGGATCTCCGGGGCCGGCACCCACTAAGGTAACTTTTGCTTGTCTGTTCATGTGCTCCCTCTTAACTTTCTTGTACCTGTTGTATTAAATTCTTTTTGGTGTATACTTCATTGAAAAAGGCTACTGAACGAGCCATATAAGCTTTAGCGAATGCCTGTCCGGGTTCATTTTTACTGATCTGAAGCACCGTATCTGCAAATGAGGGTTCAAACTGATATTCGCCAGCCTCTACAAAGTGGGTGTCAAACTCCTGAATCACGGCGTTCTGCGTACTTACATTGATTCCTTTTTCTAATAATAAAGCTTTGGCACATTGTACAAAGGCATTGTATGCATGATAAATTGAATCTGCATATTTATCTTCTGCATAGGCTGATCTGGCCCATGTTATTTTTTCCTCCGCTTCATATATAAGAGTAGCCACAAGATCTATCACCACACCGGCACATTCTCCTACACCTATAGCTGTAGCGAATGTCTCCTGATGCCCCCAGTCTATGTATTCATCATCAGACAAATTAGTCAGATCTGAAAGTGGTTTTAACAGCGTATAGAAGTAATTCTTACCCTGACGATCATAGTAAGCGTGAAAATCCTCTTCTCCGATTGCTTCCTTTTTATAATCATTCAATACCAGATCCACCACATGCAGAACACGTTTGGTTGGCACTTTAATAATGCGTTCTGCGACCCTTCCGAAGCCGTCGCCAACAGTTCCACCTCCGATCATAACCTGAGCAGCAGGAACGACTTTGCCATTCGCTTTTACAGAACTGCCATGAAATCCTATATGCGCCAGACCATGCTGACCACAGGAATTCATACAGCCTGATATTTTGATTTTCAACCTGCGGTTATAGATAAAATCCTGATGAAATTCCTGTATATAGGTTTCGATAACCCGTGCCATTTCAGTACTGTTGGAAATACCCAGATTACAGGTATCTGTACCGGGGCACGTCGTCACATCTGCCGTGCTTTCAAATCCCGGAGAAGCCAGTTCCAACCGGGTTAGCAAATTGAAAATATGGGGCAAAGATGCTGCTGTAGCATACTTCAACAGCAAACCCTGATTCTGTGTAATACGGATATCATCTGCAATCAGTCCGCGTAAGCCTTCGATCAGTTTCCTGGATTTGGCAGTAGGCAGATCCCCGGTGGATACTTTTACAAACACTCCGTAATAGCCTTCCTGTTTCTGCGCAAAAGTATTGGTCTCTTTCCAAAGCACATAAGCTTCTGAATCACTAAGATCAATTGCTGCCAATGCACTTGTATCCGGAGCTTCAGGCTGTACTATACGCGTCCGGTCTACATCGTAGCGTTTTACCTTATTTGCGATTTTCTCCTCTTCGATCAGGCGAATTACTTCTTCCAGACCCAGTTTCTGGATCAG
Proteins encoded in this region:
- a CDS encoding Lrp/AsnC family transcriptional regulator, with translation MQQENYILDEKDLAILRLLQKDAKLSVRDIATRINLSATPTHERIKRMEKQGVIREYTTVVDRKKVNKGMMVLCMIALSAHNKKAAGKFIEEVVRLKEVVEFYNISGDFDFMLKILAPNMDDFHDFFVNKLSEIEGIGQTKSIFVMNSIKETHQIL
- a CDS encoding threonine aldolase family protein translates to MSSFKRRDFLKLSGLALPAITQIVPSTSFADSASKEQILKDSDAVYFINDGIFYRPDDFIAQLQVIQVKDPIERDSYATDGTMKKLLDKCIKITGKEAAIYMPSGTLANQLAISVLGKSATKAFVQEKSHVYRDEGDAAQTLFNKRLIPLATDNHWFDQKELQQAVDVHEQGEAFAVPGAVVSIETPVRRADNRVFPLEEIKKIAEYCRIKGYKMHLDGARLHVASAYTGHAIADYAQYFDTVYLCLYKYLGATGGAVLCGDKAVIDQMHHLVKIHGGGVFTNWPNAAMALHHLEDIDRVMKEVKDKSQTLFNLFNQLDGIHVEHPEHGSNISLMKIGKGIDSVKLRGHLRHEHNIILGQPRQGDGMIAVKTNATLLRRTNSQLVSAFEDAIRMAKIP
- a CDS encoding sulfate adenylyltransferase subunit 1: MNILKFITAGSVDDGKSTLIGRLLYDTDSILDDQLEAIQKANRKNDDGTVDLAILTDGLKAEREQGITIDVAYKYFQTENRKFIIADAPGHIQYTRNMVTGASNSDLIIVLIDARKGVIEQTKRHSFLAKLLSLKKVLVCVNKMDMVEYEQDVFENIKHDYEQLAQKLGLTHVDYLPVSALKGDNIVHKSTRMNWYDGPSLLDYLESVEFEENTNENWRFPVQWIVRPQTEELHDYRGYAGRVVGEGLSVGDKVLILPSGTESSIKAIELNGKHLEKAENGQSVIVHLADDVDISRGDIIVSAENPALAERQFEANICWFDNKPLDTAQVYLIQYHSKLTKVKIQDVLHKIDINTQEYLYNEPIKLNDIGKVEVKAAEDIIFDRASDNPANARAILIDPRTNLTVGALIIENVA
- the cysD gene encoding sulfate adenylyltransferase subunit CysD, coding for MDYLDHLEAEAIYILREVAGQFENPALLFSGGKDSITLVHLAKKAFRPGRFPFPLVHIDTGHNFPETIEYRDWLINELGEKLIVGYVQDSIDAGKVVEQKGKNASRNALQTVTLLDTIEKYQFDACIGGARRDEEKARAKERIFSVRDEFGQWDPKRQRPELWNILNGKIHKGENVRVFPISNWTELDVWNYIKRENIALPSIYFSHERDVVTRNGQLMAAASFLHIDEEDVVERKSVRFRTVGDMTCTAAVDSKAVELDDIIAEIKASTVSERGARMDDKVSEAAMEDRKKAGYF
- a CDS encoding phosphoadenylyl-sulfate reductase, with amino-acid sequence MDTNTIKAALGGKEGAELLRELSIQYPGKVVFSTSFGIEDQIITEWIGQNHLDIQVFTLDTGRLFKETYSLWSRTLDRLGLPIRAYAPNEELLQEFVSSKGPNAFYESVDNRKQCCHIRKIEPLRRALAGYKIWVTGIRAEQSPNRHDMDFVEYDEVNQIIKVHPLFDWSFDQVKQYVKTEHIPYNSLHDKGFPSIGCQPCTRAVQEGEDFRAGRWWWEDQSKKECGLHITTK
- a CDS encoding precorrin-2 dehydrogenase/sirohydrochlorin ferrochelatase family protein; translation: MNTLFPIFIKLNQIRTLLVGGGTVALEKFQALTAQDSQVQLTIVGKEIKTELKSLAAAYPHVELFEREFVAADLQDKQLVISATNNPELNEEIRVLTQQQNILLNAADKPALCDFYLGSIVRKGNLKVAISTNGKSPTIAKRVKDLLQDLLPEEIDETLELMSQLRDKLKGDFEYKVKTLNEHTKSLIEQDGY
- the cobA gene encoding uroporphyrinogen-III C-methyltransferase — translated: MNRQAKVTLVGAGPGDPDLISVKGLKAIQHANVILYDALISGELLDHARLDCVKIYVGKRAEQLSASQDEINRLLVDYAVNYGNVVRLKGGDPFVFGRGGEEIDFLREHNIETEVIPGISSSIGLTGLQQIPLTYRGISESFWVITGAKSDGSMSSDLELAVRSNATVVVLMGYGKLREIVALYQRHNRGDLPVALIQNGSLPNEKVVLGTIDDILDESQERRIGVPAIIVLGEVVAKHREFNKIKEQALAL
- a CDS encoding HEPN domain-containing protein, producing MQSFRTELENPVVEQEIIDLEKKIRLFKEGKLPEEKFRSLRLARGVYGQRQPGVQMVRIKLPFGKVTFKQILKIADISDEYASRNLHFTTRQDIQIHYVSLDRTPELWAKLAEDDITLREACGNTVRNVTASATAGIDPNEPFDVSPYAHATFEYFLRNPVCAEMGRKFKMSFSSGEDDTAFSYIHDLGFIPKIKTIDGKEIRGFKVMLGGGLGSQPFLASITNEFLPEEELIPYIEATLRVFDRHGERNNRNKARFKYLIQKLGLEEVIRLIEEEKIANKVKRYDVDRTRIVQPEAPDTSALAAIDLSDSEAYVLWKETNTFAQKQEGYYGVFVKVSTGDLPTAKSRKLIEGLRGLIADDIRITQNQGLLLKYATAASLPHIFNLLTRLELASPGFESTADVTTCPGTDTCNLGISNSTEMARVIETYIQEFHQDFIYNRRLKIKISGCMNSCGQHGLAHIGFHGSSVKANGKVVPAAQVMIGGGTVGDGFGRVAERIIKVPTKRVLHVVDLVLNDYKKEAIGEEDFHAYYDRQGKNYFYTLLKPLSDLTNLSDDEYIDWGHQETFATAIGVGECAGVVIDLVATLIYEAEEKITWARSAYAEDKYADSIYHAYNAFVQCAKALLLEKGINVSTQNAVIQEFDTHFVEAGEYQFEPSFADTVLQISKNEPGQAFAKAYMARSVAFFNEVYTKKNLIQQVQES